The Dreissena polymorpha isolate Duluth1 chromosome 4, UMN_Dpol_1.0, whole genome shotgun sequence region GTCTTGAAAACCTCGATCAATGTAATTCAGTTTATACACACAAATGTAGTTGAAATATTCTAATCACGAATCATGATATCATCTTCTTTACGTTTAAAAAAGTAGGCAATTTAATGATTGAATGAATATTTAACCTTTTATTCAGAAGTACTTCTTCAGTATCAACTTGTTAATATTCCATATTTTTAATTGCTTATGTTCCATTGTAAACGAATTTAATCtgcaaatgtttaaatatttacacattgTCTGATACCGAAACGCTAGGTTGAAGCGAACTTTGAAAGGCACTTGTTTACAAATGACGACGATAGCAAACTTtacattgttatttgttttctAATAGAACTTAAATCTTAAGTATAAACAAATTGATATATCCTGGCTATTAAGTATAATTAGGTTTGTTTCGAATCCAggaatgtttatacaaaatacaaaaaaatgctcGAACAATATCATTtacaaacttttttcttttttcacagCCGGGTTGAAGACAATCTTGCCATGGCGTCTCTGTCCTTTCCTCGATCAATAATTCGGATGGTTTGGAAACAGTTTCAGCGCAAGGAGATTACCCTTACGTCCGCGATTGtcattgttttgataatattttttgtCGGAACGACGCTGTTCAGTCCCGCGAAACCACCGACCTTCCTAACAAGACTCGACGATATGCAGATAGACCTGAACAAACTCAAACAGGACACAAAAGACGCCATCCTTATCGAGCAAGACGACGGAGAGGTCTTTGTAGCCTTCCGCTTGAAAGATTTTCTCAATGACAATCGGGGAGGGCGGTTGTTATTCACATACAGACCGGAGCCGCAAAAGAGTTCCGCATTGCCATTAACTTCTGCAACTAACGGCAGAGACTTTACTGTAAACATGCCACTGCCAACGTACCCACTAACGCTAGCCAACAACACATTCCTTATCAACAATGAGCAGCTTTGCAGTTCGAGCCTCAACATGTCGTTTGTGGTGCTCGTGCATACGGCTACTGACAACTTCCTCCGGCGCGCCTCCATCAGGGAAACCTGGGCGAACCACCGGATGTTTCGAAACCACACCATACGGATAGCTTTCCTGGTTGGGCGACCGGAAAAAGACTCAACACAAGTCCTTATTGAGCACGAAAGCGTAATGCACAAAGACATCATACAAGGCAACTTTATGGACTCGTATAGAAATCTTACACATAAAGGTGTTCTAGGATTACGGTGGGTGTCTGAATATTGTAGTCATGCAAAATACGTTGTTAAAACTGACGACGATGTGTTTCttaatgtgtttaaaatgttCGAAAAGATTGACACAAACGTTTTCAATAAGCAGAAACATATTTGGTGTCCAGTGCGACAAAATGGCACCAGCGCAATCCAACGAGAGACGGGGAAATGGAAAATAGATGCCAGCTTATTTCCAAACATGAAACACTACCCGGTAACGTACTGTAATGGCTATTTTGTGATTTTGACCGGTGATCTCATTTCTTCTTTGTATGAGGCTTCAAGAACAACGCCGTTTTTCTGGATTGATGATGTATATCTTTTTGGGCTTCTCGTCGACAAAGTCGGCGGCGTTAAGTTTGAAACATTACCAAATTTGAATCTCAATGAAAACAAGGCTATTGAATGTTTCAACTCGAACGTTACGTGTGACATGTTTGTTGCGAATGCACATTCAGATGGCGTGATGGACAGACTGTGGTTTCGGGCAATAAACCAAAATATTGCTTTGGTAAAAAAATACTCAAATAATCTATTGTTAAAAAACCTCAATACCACAAAGACGTAGTAATACTCGAATTATGTCATATCAAAATTATCATTGTTTCTACGTTTACAAACTAGTTTGTCACTTGATCGTTAAATGATTAAACAAATGCTGAAATGACATTATTTGAGTTAGTTGAAATATGTTCTTCGACACAATTTCTCAAGGTCAGTTTATAACCCACGATCTAATGCGCATTGAAaactaaaacttaaaaacaaaacgCAAGTGATGTTTCGATAAGGTTCTCATCAAACGGTGCATGTATTAACGTTATGTCATGCGCTACTTTTTccatttagtaaataaataatgGTTCATTTATTTCTAATTATCTAAATCAATTTTAACAATGCAGTAGTTTCTTATTGTGTTTTATACAATTTCTATGGTTCTATTCTATTTGTATGCTTCCATAATATATGAGgtatttattgtttcaatttgCTAAATAATGGCCGTGTAGTAAACAATGAAATATGTTTAGACGCTAcaatttgtacatgttttatgttcaaacaaaaactGTTCAGACTAGTGTTATAAACGGTTTATACAGTAAATCAGTGCAAAGATTCATTTATCACGAGTTAATGGCATTTTATAATTGGTTTTACTATGTACGCTTATAAAAATTCAGTTTAAAGCTTTCATAATGCTATAAATTTCTACCCTTTGTCGACCTTCGTAGATGACGGCCTAAATTTGCCATGTCAGGAAAGGAAGAGATACGGGTCAACACATTTTTCAACtgattataaaattatttcaaacataatacAACATGATGGTAAAATCATGTGtcaccttttttttctttttgtaataATCAATCATGACAATGCAATTAGTCGGTAAATATGCATGAATGTGTCGACGATATTGCAGGCCTTTTCTGTTAACAACCCTTATGAGTTAAAGATTTAACATTACCATTCAAAAATGCCCACTTAATTTCATGATAAAATCCCATGTCAAAATGCTACAACTTTTATCTTTGTAAGTTTATACTAGGTTATTAATTCTCAACTACGGAATACTTAATATTTTGCCCTGCATTGTACGCACAACACTTAAGATAAATTGGCGTTTTAGGGGTATGCCGAATAgatggaggatatttgttggattcgatggaatatcgattttattgcACAAGTGATcctataaaatatgtttttttcttaatgatcacgagtgaaataaaatcgatattccaccgaatccaacacattttctttttattttatgttttttttcaccgttaatttacgttgtaaaagagtttaactggatgaTTATGCTGTATTTATGACGTCATATCgtcgaaaaatgacgtcatttcacagtcaaacagtgaaaaaaatcgatacttttcactgttcttttacactttttaaaacagtgaaatatcagttgtttttcactgacatttctctataaaccacaggagagcataaaataaaatggtaaaaCCTTGAGATAAATCAGAAAGTAACCATATTCTGTAATCTTCACTGTCTTGACGATTCATACCAGTGCTGTGAGTGCCAAAATCAGGTACTTGTACATAAAGTTGAAACAGAATACAGCAAATACTGGTTATCAAGGTAGATAATAATACCGCATTTTTCTTAGTATCGAAacttgaataatttgaagaattgagtcgcgttctgagaaaactgggcttaatgcatatgcgtaaagtgtcgtcccagattagcctgtgccatccgcacaggataatcagggacgacgctttccacttttatggtatttttagttccaAGGAAGTTCATCCTTACCGAaagtcaagtttaggcggaaagtgtcgtccctgattagcctgtgcggactgcagacgacactttccgcttttatggtattttctgtttaaagaaagtctctccttagcaaaaatctagttaaggctcaaagtgtcttccctgataagcatgagcggactgaacaggctaatctgggacgacactttatgcacatgcatcacaaccctttttcacagagcacggcccaattatacAATAAGCAAAGGCGTGTTGCAACCGATATTGATATTTGGTGAAAAACGTATTTTTGGGTTAATCAAGAAATATGAACCTTCTAGATAAAGTACTTGTGCAGATCGATGTCAATTTTAAAATTAGGTCAAGTGGTGTGTGTTTGCTAGATTATATAAATTCAAGTATGATTGATTTGCAAGAAGCTGTATTGATGTTAGATGACACTTTTGGTTATTTGCTAGATAACGGTTTGCCTGGATAATTTCAGAGTGGTAGAGAAGTGACATTTCAACTGATAACCATAGAGCCAAAGTTTATCAAAACGCAAGCCTGAGGTGTGGTAAATTTACTCGTATGTCGTGACATACAATTTGATCACTCACTTAAACCCGTCAATTTTTCTtcgaaaattataataataacacaattttataatatatttttgtacagCAAGTTTATATGATcgtattattttttctttcagataGAACAAAAACgtttatgaaacaaaaaatgataaaaaaataaaaacaagtagcATCAACACATTAATGACATAAGAGTTTTTATGTAGTAATTGCAAATAATGTTCTGCTGCActgtaaaaaatgcatttatgtacgaCATGCACAATGTTTCGCAATCCTCACTACTTCTGTACTGATTTAATCATACGACAAATAGACGTAATTTCGGTTTATGCAAAGAATGAGACTTAACGTGTCGGTATCGGCatgaacttaacccatttatgccaagcgtctagaaaaaaggcattggcaaacagcgtagacgagacgcctcatgatgcggtgtctcatcagggtctatgctgtttgtttaaagcgggtatatacgatcttgtcaaatatttgttaataaatataaaatgtgtaaaaaacttgttatacatatatttcaatataaactaaaataaaagtaaagaagaacatgtgtcgaaaaatgctaaataagccagatatttaattctgaaatcgaaaaaggctgtacagccgaattcgccagcatgtatatcatgcatgtacaatgtgaatctaaatttagtttaacggttcatttgaaattcctgcagcgatatcgattcatacgacacacgaacacttactaaaaagacgaatgcatcggttattgtaggaaaataattacgaattatcttcgtcacaaccggctcggggcgctaatttgtatttgctgtattttatgaaattcgtcttaaatgtttcatttttcttgcatattgtgtgttattataacatatttgtatcaatattttacaattcagcacatataaaaatcgtatatacccgctttaaaggaatttctgtaagaaatattctaaatatagaaataagtatactatacatccctaattttggaaatacattgtttcaatttagaaggatgggagagtccactaggcataaatgggttaacattttGAAACGCGAGTGTGTAAACAGCATTTGATTTCATGTACCATTAAGTGATGGTTggctgatttcatttatttctcGCTCGATGGCAGAGTTAGGTTGATTATTGCGAAAATCAAATGTTGACATTACACTCATATATAACTGCTTTAATGTACGTAGGATCAAATTAGTTTTAAGGATAACAACTTTGTAAAGAAAGCGTGTTTTGTGGAAATTGTTAAATCAAATGGACGTACCGGATGtatgaaatatgaaaatgttaataataacatATACGCAGTGTCTTAATTGTGACATTTCTATTTTCTTATCACTGTTCAAAGTTGACACACGGTCAGATATCTCTGTTGTAAAAATATCAAACACTGCGTTGCCGGATTTTATCACTAAATCCAGCCAGTTCAGTTGATAGAGTAATAGTTATAAACGGGCCAATAGCCATGTGGGCAACGCTAATATCGGGGCTTTATGCGTAAAGAAATTCATCAGTTTTTCGTGTAAGAGGAATAATTTGGGAAAATATAATGTGGTGCACGACTGAAATTAGACTGGATGTACTTGACTCGTTAAGTATGGGAAAGTGATAAATGAGGTAAAACGTTTTCATTTAACGCAACACAAATAAGGACATTACAAATAAGGCACGATTCATAAACCTTTCAATTAGTTTTGTTATTGTCGATTTTTAGAGTCAAAAGTATCCATAGACTAACTACTAAAAAACAAGTgttatgtagtagtagtagtagtagtagtagtagtagtagtagtagtagtagtagcagtagcagtagcagtagcagcagcagtttaagtagtagtagtagtagtagtagtagtagtagtagtagtagtagtagttgtagtagtagtagtagtagtagtagtagaagtagaagtaatagtagtagtagtagtagtagtagtagtagtagtagtagcagtagcagtagcagcagcagcagcagcagcagtagtataagtaatagtagtggtagtagtagtagtagtagtagtagtagtagtagtagtagtagtagtagaagtagaagtagtagtagtagtagtagtagtagtagtagtagtagcagtagtagtagcagtagtagtagtagaagtagtagtagtagtagtagtagtagtagtagtagtagtagtagtagtagaagtagtagtggtaatagtagtagttgtagtagtagacgtagtaatagcagcagcagcagaagtagtagtagtagtagtagtagtagtagtagtagtagtagtagtagtagtagtagtagtataagtaatagtagtagtagtagcagtattatgtgttttttattattatcataattattgttattgtttttattaatatgatttcttctaataataataataattattattattatttatttttttaattatattttttattgttttgtcactattattactattattattattgagtatTCTTAACCAGTGCAATGTTTAACCTACATTTTAATATCAAATCTATGAAAATTGATATCTTACAAAGTATTTGAAAAACACGCTTACATAGCTTTCCAAGTTTCTTTCAACTTCTTTTTGAACTAGGGGACAAGTCTGACTTCAATATCAAATTATTTGCTAGAGACAGGTGCGTTTTTCTACACTACACAATACGCGTATTGTTATAGTATTTAACCCAAAACTGCCATTAGTTAAGAGAAACTGATATTTTTAGTTAGTTGCATTTTGTTGGGTCAACCTAATAACATAATATTGAATCAAGTTTCTATTATAGCGAGTCTTTAGAAAACGCAAACAACGATCCATGGCGGGGAATTTTTGTGAAAATCAAATATTTGTCACCTCATCTTTTATAAACATAAACCTGGTATCATGTTTCTGAAAATGGTACTCTTTTGTAAAAGCACacaaaacaaaatggctggaGAGCATGATAAAGATAAAATGAGGCCAGTTCAGACAGCCGTAAATTTCAATTAAAACTGATTTTTATTCTGTCTTGAAAACCTCGATCAATGCAATTCTGTTTATACCATCAATACACAACAGATGTAGTTGAAATATTCTAATCACGAATCATGATATCATCTTCTTTACGTTTAAAAAAAGTAGGCAATTTAATGGTTGAATGAATATTTAACCTTTTATTAAGAAGTACTTCTTCAGTATCAACTTCTTAATATTCCATATTTTTAATTGCTTATGTTCCATTGTAAACGAATTTAATCtgcaattgtttaaatatttacacattgTCTGATACCGAATCGCTAGGTTGAAGCGAAATTTGAAAGGCACTTGTTTACAAATGACGACGATAGCAaactttaatgtttatttgttttctaaTAGAATCTAAATCTTAAGTATAAACAAATTGATATATCCAGGCTATTaagtataattatgtttgtttcgaATCCATGTCATTCacaaacttttttcttttttcacagCTGAGTTGAAGACAATCTTGCCATGGCGTCTCTGTCCTTTCCTCGATCAATAATTCGGATGGTTTGGAAACAGTTTCAGCGCAAGGAGATTACCCTTACGTCCGCGATTGtcattgttttgataatattttttgtCGGAACGACGCTGTTCAGTCCCGCGAAACCACCGACCTTCCTAACAAGACTCGACGATATGCAGATAGACCTGAACAAACTCAAACAGGACACAAAAGACGCCATCCTTATCGAGCAAGACGACGGAGAGGTCTTTGTAGCCTTCCGCTTGAAAGATTCGGCCCATTTTCTCAATGACGATCGGGGAGGGCGGTTGTTATTCACATACAGACCGGAGCCGCAAAAGAGTTCCGCATTGCCATTAACTTCTGCAACTAACGGCAGAGACTTTACTGTAAATATGCCACTGCCAACGTACCCACTAACGCTAGCCAACAACACATTCCTTATCAACAATGAGCATCTTTGCAGTTCGAGCCTCAACATGTCGTTTGTGGTGCTCGTGCATACGGCTACTGAAAACTTCCTCCGGCGCGCCTCCATCAGGGAAACCTGGGCGAACCACCGGATTTTTCGAAACCACACCATACGAATAGCTTTCCTGGTTGGGCAACCGGAAAAAGACTCAACACAAGTACTTATTGAGCACGAAAGCGTAATGCACAAAGACATCATACAAGGCAACTTTATGGACTCGTATAGAAATCTTACACATAAAGGTGTTCTAGGATTCCGGTGGGTGTCTGAATATTGTAGTCATGCAAAATACGTTGTTAAAACTGACGACGATGTGTTTCttaatgtgtttaaaatgtttgaaaagattGACACAAACGTTTTCAATAAGCAGAAACATATTTGGTGCCCAGTGCGACAAAATGGCACCAGCGAAATCCAACGAGAGAAGGGGAAATGGAAAATAGATGCCAGCTTATTTCCAAACATGAAACACTACCCGGTAACGTACTGTAATGGCTATTTTGTGATTTTGACCGGTGATCTCATTTCTTCTTTGTATGAGGCTTCAAGAACAACGCCGTTTTTCTGGATTGATGATGTATATCTGTTTGGGCTTCTCGTCGACAAAGTCGGCGGCGTTAAGTTTGAAACATTACCAAATTTGAATCTCAATGAAAACAAGGCTATTGAATGTTTCAACTCGAACGTTACGTGTGACATGTTTGTTGCGAATGCAAATTCAGATGGCGTGATGGACAGACTGTGGTTTCGGGCAATAAACCAAAATATTGCTTTGGTAAAAAAATACTCAAATAATCTATTGTTAAAAAACCTCAATACCACAAAGACGTAGTAATACTCGAATTATGTCATATGAAAATTATCATTGTTTCTACGTTTACACACCGGTTTGTCACTTGATCTTTGAATGACTAAACAAATGCTGAAATGACATTATTTGAGTTAGTTGAAATATGTTCTTCGACACAATTTCTCAAGGTCAGTTTATAACCCACGATCTAATGCGCATTGATaactaaaacttaaaaaaaaaacgcaagTGATGTTTCGATAAGGTTCTCATCAAACGGTGCATGTATTAATGTTATGT contains the following coding sequences:
- the LOC127876818 gene encoding beta-1,3-galactosyltransferase 1-like isoform X2, with product MERTVKAPGKQVNTSSLKYTLPDARTNIMQEFNRVEDNLAMASLSFPRSIIRMVWKQFQRKEITLTSAIVIVLIIFFVGTTLFSPAKPPTFLTRLDDMQIDLNKLKQDTKDAILIEQDDGEVFVAFRLKDFLNDNRGGRLLFTYRPEPQKSSALPLTSATNGRDFTVNMPLPTYPLTLANNTFLINNEQLCSSSLNMSFVVLVHTATDNFLRRASIRETWANHRMFRNHTIRIAFLVGRPEKDSTQVLIEHESVMHKDIIQGNFMDSYRNLTHKGVLGFRWVSEYCSHAKYVVKTDDDVFLNVFKMFEKIDTNVFNKQKHIWCPVRQNGTSEIQREKGKWKIDASLFPNMKHYPVTYCNGYFVILTGDLISSLYEASRTTPFFWIDDVYLFGLLVDKVGGVKFETLPNLNLNENKAIECFNSNVTCDMFVANANSDGVMDRLWFRAINQNIALVKKYSNNLLLKNLNTTKT
- the LOC127876818 gene encoding beta-1,3-galactosyltransferase 1-like isoform X3; this encodes MQEFNRVEDNLAMASLSFPRSIIRMVWKQFQRKEITLTSAIVIVLIIFFVGTTLFSPAKPPTFLTRLDDMQIDLNKLKQDTKDAILIEQDDGEVFVAFRLKDFLNDNRGGRLLFTYRPEPQKSSALPLTSATNGRDFTVNMPLPTYPLTLANNTFLINNEQLCSSSLNMSFVVLVHTATDNFLRRASIRETWANHRMFRNHTIRIAFLVGRPEKDSTQVLIEHESVMHKDIIQGNFMDSYRNLTHKGVLGFRWVSEYCSHAKYVVKTDDDVFLNVFKMFEKIDTNVFNKQKHIWCPVRQNGTSEIQREKGKWKIDASLFPNMKHYPVTYCNGYFVILTGDLISSLYEASRTTPFFWIDDVYLFGLLVDKVGGVKFETLPNLNLNENKAIECFNSNVTCDMFVANANSDGVMDRLWFRAINQNIALVKKYSNNLLLKNLNTTKT
- the LOC127876818 gene encoding beta-1,3-galactosyltransferase 1-like isoform X5, whose amino-acid sequence is MASLSFPRSIIRMVWKQFQRKEITLTSAIVIVLIIFFVGTTLFSPAKPPTFLTRLDDMQIDLNKLKQDTKDAILIEQDDGEVFVAFRLKDFLNDNRGGRLLFTYRPEPQKSSALPLTSATNGRDFTVNMPLPTYPLTLANNTFLINNEQLCSSSLNMSFVVLVHTATDNFLRRASIRETWANHRMFRNHTIRIAFLVGRPEKDSTQVLIEHESVMHKDIIQGNFMDSYRNLTHKGVLGFRWVSEYCSHAKYVVKTDDDVFLNVFKMFEKIDTNVFNKQKHIWCPVRQNGTSEIQREKGKWKIDASLFPNMKHYPVTYCNGYFVILTGDLISSLYEASRTTPFFWIDDVYLFGLLVDKVGGVKFETLPNLNLNENKAIECFNSNVTCDMFVANANSDGVMDRLWFRAINQNIALVKKYSNNLLLKNLNTTKT
- the LOC127876818 gene encoding beta-1,3-galactosyltransferase 1-like isoform X4, producing the protein MASLSFPRSIIRMVWKQFQRKEITLTSAIVIVLIIFFVGTTLFSPAKPPTFLTRLDDMQIDLNKLKQDTKDAILIEQDDGEVFVAFRLKDSAHFLNDDRGGRLLFTYRPEPQKSSALPLTSATNGRDFTVNMPLPTYPLTLANNTFLINNEHLCSSSLNMSFVVLVHTATENFLRRASIRETWANHRIFRNHTIRIAFLVGQPEKDSTQVLIEHESVMHKDIIQGNFMDSYRNLTHKGVLGFRWVSEYCSHAKYVVKTDDDVFLNVFKMFEKIDTNVFNKQKHIWCPVRQNGTSEIQREKGKWKIDASLFPNMKHYPVTYCNGYFVILTGDLISSLYEASRTTPFFWIDDVYLFGLLVDKVGGVKFETLPNLNLNENKAIECFNSNVTCDMFVANANSDGVMDRLWFRAINQNIALVKKYSNNLLLKNLNTTKT